One Ricinus communis isolate WT05 ecotype wild-type chromosome 1, ASM1957865v1, whole genome shotgun sequence DNA window includes the following coding sequences:
- the LOC8261006 gene encoding sm-like protein LSM36B has protein sequence MSGGGEKGSATTKTPADFLKSIRGRPVVVKLNSGVDYRGILACLDGYMNIAMEQTEEYVNGQLKNKYGDAFIRGNNVLYISTTKRTLADGA, from the exons ATGAGTGGAGGTGGAGAGAAAGGGTCAGCAACCACAAAAACCCCTGCTGACTTTCTCAAGTCGATTCGTGGGCGTCCCGTTGTTGTCAAATTGAACTCCGGTGTTGATTATCGAG GTATTTTAGCTTGTCTAGATggatatatgaacatagcaatgGAACAAACTGAAGAATATGTGAATGGGCAACTGAAGAACAAATATGGTGATGCTTTTATTCGAGGAAATAATG TTCTGTACATTAGTACAACAAAGAGGACGTTAGCAGATGGGGCGTAG